The sequence below is a genomic window from Archangium lipolyticum.
CCGGTCCACCTCCTCGCGGGGCTCGCCGCGGGGGTAGATGAACTGGACGTGCTCCGTCTCGCGCACTCCACCGAGCCGGGCCATGAGGGCCGAATCCGTCATGCGCAGGCCCAGGTCCGTCCCATGCGCCTCGAGGAGGATGACGGGGACGAGGGCCAGTCCGAGCACGGTGAGGGCACCGGCGCGGAGGCCCGGGCGGTGCAGCCGGGACTCGGAGAGGTCCAGACAGAGCGCGGTGAGCGCCCAGACGGCGAGGGCGAGCAGCAGCGTCTCCAGCCGGAACCAGAGGAGGGCGGAGGAGACGGAGAGCGACTCGTCATAGAGGGGGCCGGGCAGGTGGCCCAGGAAATGGTTGAAGGCGTAGACCTGGGGCCCGAAGACGATGGGCCAGCCGGTGCCCACCCCCGAGAGGAGGACGAGCCCCACGTAGAGCAGGACGGCGCGGCCCCAGCGGCGGGTGGCGAAGCCGCAGAAGACGCCCACCACCGAGGCCAGCACCGCGGAGGGGAGGGTGAGCAGGGGGTAGAAGCCCACCAGGGCAAAGGGGTCGCACCGGGTTCCAATCGACGCGTACAGGGTGGCGGCGAGGAAGGGTGGCACCAGGATGGCCAGGTTGATGAGCAGGGCGGGGGCGAGGGCCCGCCACACCCGTGTCCCCGGGGTGTCCGTGGAGGCCGCGGCGACCGCCTGCCCGGTGAGCAGACGGCGCTCCTGATGCACCGCGGCGATGCCTACCCCACCCCCGAGCAGGCCGACGGCGATGGAGAGGGTGAGGCCCAGCTCGAAGCCGGGCACGCCATAGAGGGGAAGCAGGACGAGGGCCGAGCCGCCGACCGCGATGGCCCCGGCGAGCACCAGCACCGGGGGGCGCCGGACGAGGTCGATGGCACGGAAGAGGACTTGCCGCATGGCCTTCTCCTATACTCCCCACAGCATGGCCGAACAGAAGACAGGCTCTGAACACCGCCAACATGCTCGTGCGCCCATCGAGCTGAAGGTGGACTACAAGAAGCTCAACTCGTTCTTCGCCGATTACACGAAGAACATCTCCAAGGGTGGGACCTTCATCAAGACGAAGAAGCCGCTGCCCATCGGGACGCGCTTCCTGTTCAAGCTGACGGTGCCCCAGCGCGAGGCGCCCTTCGAGCTGCTCGGCGAGGTGGTCTGGTCCAAGGGCGACGCCGAGGAGCCCGGCATGGGCATCCGCTTCATCTACAACGACGAGCGCCAGCGCGGCGAGTTCGAAGGTGTGGTGGAGCGGCTGATGGCGGACAGCCTGGGGACGCAGCTCACGGAGAAGCTGCTGAACAAGCAGCTCCACCTGGGATGATGGGCCGGGGGCCGGGGGCTGCTTGTGCCGCGCTGCTGCTGCTTACGGCTTGCGAGGCCACCGAGGCCAAGGGTAGACCGTCCGCGCCGGAGGCGAGGAAGGTGACGGACGTGACCGCGGAGGACTACGTAGGGCCCTCGCTGCCGCGGGCGCGGGTGCTGCTCAAGGACGCCTATGGAGGCGTGCACCGGGTGGACGTGGAGGTGGCCGCCACGCCCGACACGCGCACGCGCGGGCTGATGTGGCGCAAGGAGCTGGCGGCGGGCAAGGGCATGCTCTTCGTGTTCCCCCACGACGAGGTGCAGAGCTTCTGGATGCAGAACACGCTCATCCCGCTGGACATGCTCTTCATCAACTCGGCGGGGCGCATCGTGGGCATCATCGAGAACGCCGAGCCGCGCACGCTCTCCCCGCGCTCGGTGGGCGTGCCGGGGCGCTACGTGCTGGAGGTGCCCGGCGGCTGGTGTCAGAAGGTGGGCATCACGCGCGGTGGTTCCGTGGAGCTCCAAGGGGTGGAGCACCTCCAGGTCGTGCCCTGAGCGAGCGCCCCGGGGGGAGCGT
It includes:
- a CDS encoding TIGR02266 family protein, translating into MAEQKTGSEHRQHARAPIELKVDYKKLNSFFADYTKNISKGGTFIKTKKPLPIGTRFLFKLTVPQREAPFELLGEVVWSKGDAEEPGMGIRFIYNDERQRGEFEGVVERLMADSLGTQLTEKLLNKQLHLG
- a CDS encoding DUF192 domain-containing protein, which encodes MTDVTAEDYVGPSLPRARVLLKDAYGGVHRVDVEVAATPDTRTRGLMWRKELAAGKGMLFVFPHDEVQSFWMQNTLIPLDMLFINSAGRIVGIIENAEPRTLSPRSVGVPGRYVLEVPGGWCQKVGITRGGSVELQGVEHLQVVP